The genomic region CCTCGGGCGTGCGCAGGTCCACACGTCGGCCCAGCATCGCCGTGAGTTCCATCTGCATCCCCGCGAAAGCAAAGAGGCCGGGTGTGCGCCCCGGCAGGAACTCCACCAGCACGTCGATGTCGCTGGCGGGCGAGAAGTCCTCGCGCAGGATCGAGCCGAAAAGGGCCAGTCTGG from Phycisphaerales bacterium harbors:
- a CDS encoding nucleotidyltransferase family protein, encoding MQLHGVTFPPDEIASFCARHGIARLALFGSILREDFSPASDIDVLVEFLPGRTPGLFAFAGMQMELTAMLGRRVDLRTPEDLSRYFRNDVMRHAVVQYAA